A region of the Clostridiaceae bacterium genome:
GCTCGCTGACCGTGAAAAGCTTCCCAATTCCTCATGATGCGGCAGAACCGGTTGGTTTCAATTTTTTTGCTGAAAACAAAAAAATAACCGTTGCCACAGATATAGGGCATATCAACCCTGAGCTTATTGAGAATCTCGAGGGCAGTGAATTAATTCTTCTGGAGTCCAACCATGATGTAGAAATGTTAAGAACAGGTCCCTATCCCTGGCCTCTTAAGAAAAGAATTTCTGGAGGAATGGGACATCTGTCAAATGATAAAGCGGGAAAAGTTGTATGCAATCTGGCAAAGAAAGGCTCAAGCAAGTTTTTCCTGGGACATTTAAGCCGGGAAAATAATTTTCCTGAATTAGCTTATCAGACAGTATATAATGTCCTTTGCGAAAACAAAATAGAAGTAGGAAAAGATGTCACATTGGAGGTAGCCACCAGGGATTGTATAAGCAGGGTGGTTGAACTTTAGTATTGCCATGCAAATCAAAATAATTGCCGTAGGAAAATTAAAAGAAAAGTACCTAAAAGAGGCGGTTAATGAATATTTGAAAAGGTTGTCCGCTTACTGCAAAATTGAAATAGTTGA
Encoded here:
- a CDS encoding MBL fold metallo-hydrolase encodes the protein MIKFCSLYSGSSGNSLFIGVGKTKILIDAGLSGIKITKALSLIDESPEELCAILITHDHVDHVKGAGILSRRYNIPIYANGGTWEVMKNLIGPVALENIKVFNTGTILDIGSLTVKSFPIPHDAAEPVGFNFFAENKKITVATDIGHINPELIENLEGSELILLESNHDVEMLRTGPYPWPLKKRISGGMGHLSNDKAGKVVCNLAKKGSSKFFLGHLSRENNFPELAYQTVYNVLCENKIEVGKDVTLEVATRDCISRVVEL